In one uncultured Devosia sp. genomic region, the following are encoded:
- the fliM gene encoding flagellar motor switch protein FliM produces MAGPTDQDKLSEDWGLDDVGAPDDGLTEEQRAAAAAAEWAAMIESAADTEGGPDRVLNQDEIDSLLGFDASIGSNVELTGVQALINSALVSYERLPMLEIVFDRLVRLATTSLRNFTSDNVEVTMDSISSVRFGDYLNSIPLPAILSVIKAEEWENYGLLTVDSSLIYSMIDVLLGGRRVGGNIRVEGRPYTTIEMALARRMIEVILEDTHRAFEPVTDVNFRLERMETNPRFAAISRPGNAAILIELRIEMDDRGGKIEILLPYATIEPIREQLLQMFMGEKFGRDPIWEGHLATEIYAANVEIEAVLHEQDLPLSKVWDMKPGDLIMFERTPTDPVRLRCGHVELTEAIMGHIGNHISVRVARPLNPPKVTMAAFEAIDEKMEGR; encoded by the coding sequence ATGGCTGGCCCAACCGATCAGGACAAGCTTTCGGAAGATTGGGGCCTCGACGATGTCGGGGCGCCCGATGACGGGCTGACGGAAGAGCAGCGCGCCGCCGCGGCTGCCGCCGAATGGGCCGCCATGATCGAAAGCGCCGCCGATACCGAAGGCGGTCCCGATCGCGTGCTCAACCAGGACGAGATCGACAGCCTGCTCGGCTTTGACGCCAGCATCGGCAGCAATGTCGAGCTGACGGGTGTGCAGGCGCTGATCAATTCGGCGCTGGTGAGCTACGAGCGTCTGCCGATGCTCGAAATCGTCTTCGACCGCCTGGTGCGGCTGGCGACGACCTCGCTGCGCAACTTCACGTCGGACAATGTCGAAGTCACCATGGACTCGATCTCCTCGGTGCGTTTCGGCGACTATCTCAATTCCATTCCGCTGCCGGCCATCCTTTCGGTCATCAAGGCCGAGGAATGGGAGAATTACGGCCTCCTCACCGTCGACTCGAGCCTGATCTATTCGATGATCGACGTACTGCTCGGCGGCCGTCGCGTCGGCGGCAATATCCGCGTCGAGGGACGGCCCTATACGACGATCGAAATGGCGCTGGCGCGGCGGATGATCGAGGTGATCCTCGAGGATACCCATCGCGCCTTCGAGCCGGTGACCGATGTCAATTTCCGCCTTGAGCGCATGGAAACCAATCCGCGCTTTGCCGCGATTTCCCGCCCGGGCAATGCGGCGATCCTGATCGAGCTGCGCATCGAAATGGACGATCGCGGTGGCAAGATCGAGATCCTGCTGCCCTATGCGACCATTGAACCCATCCGTGAGCAACTCCTGCAGATGTTCATGGGCGAAAAGTTTGGCCGCGACCCGATCTGGGAAGGCCATCTCGCCACGGAAATCTATGCCGCCAATGTCGAGATCGAGGCCGTGCTGCACGAGCAGGATCTGCCTCTGTCCAAGGTCTGGGACATGAAGCCGGGCGATCTCATCATGTTCGAGCGCACGCCGACCGATCCGGTGCGACTGCGCTGCGGCCATGTCGAGCTGACCGAGGCGATCATGGGTCACATCGGCAATCATATTTCGGTGCGCGTCGCGCGCCCACTCAATCCGCCCAAGGTCACCATGGCGGCCTTTGAAGCAATCGACGAGAAAATGGAGGGACGATGA
- the fliR gene encoding flagellar biosynthetic protein FliR, which translates to MTIGLDWLPSTAFIYLLLFARIGAILMLMPALGEDMIPARMRLSFALAFTLVVYPLLSDSMPAMPENFMAILALMFHEIAVGLILGAIVRLTVSATQVAGAIIAFQTGLSAAMAADPTQVGVQGAVFGSFLSFLGMVLIFATDLHHVALAATYDSYMVFPLDAPLMFDDAAQLAIKTVASAFSIGVQISAPFIVFGLVFNLGAGILAKLMPALQVYFVLMPANIALGLILFALLLTSMMGWYLTAFENHLAMWRG; encoded by the coding sequence GTGACGATCGGGCTCGACTGGCTGCCCAGTACGGCCTTCATCTACCTGCTGCTGTTCGCGCGGATCGGCGCGATCCTGATGCTGATGCCGGCACTGGGCGAGGACATGATCCCGGCGCGGATGCGGCTGAGCTTTGCGCTGGCCTTTACGCTGGTGGTGTATCCGCTGCTGTCGGACAGTATGCCGGCCATGCCGGAAAACTTCATGGCGATCCTGGCGCTGATGTTTCACGAAATCGCCGTCGGCCTGATCCTGGGCGCCATCGTGCGGCTGACCGTTTCTGCAACGCAGGTGGCCGGGGCGATCATTGCCTTCCAGACCGGACTTTCGGCTGCCATGGCGGCCGATCCTACACAGGTCGGCGTGCAGGGCGCGGTGTTTGGCAGCTTCCTCAGCTTTTTGGGCATGGTGCTGATCTTTGCCACCGACCTCCATCACGTGGCGCTGGCCGCGACCTATGACAGCTACATGGTGTTTCCGCTCGACGCGCCGCTGATGTTCGACGACGCGGCGCAGCTGGCGATCAAGACGGTCGCCAGCGCCTTTTCCATCGGCGTGCAGATTTCGGCGCCGTTCATCGTCTTCGGGCTGGTCTTCAACCTGGGTGCCGGGATCCTTGCCAAGCTGATGCCGGCGCTGCAGGTCTATTTCGTTTTGATGCCGGCCAATATTGCGCTCGGGCTGATCCTCTTCGCGCTGCTGCTGACCTCGATGATGGGCTGGTATCTGACGGCGTTTGAGAACCACCTCGCGATGTGGAGGGGCTAG
- the flgG gene encoding flagellar basal-body rod protein FlgG produces MKALYIASTGMSAQERNVEVISNNIANMRTTGFKRQRAEFEDLLYQQVTRAGASTSDQGTMVPAGLEIGAGVRTVSTPRVMSQGGVNMTERDLDVAIRGEGFFMVQLPDGRTAYTRDGSFERSAEGEIVTSTGYAIDPGITIPGTASDVAIGPDGTVSAVLDGDAVSTNLGQLQMARFVNKSGLESLGDNLFLETAASGPAQVGVPNGDGIGNLLQGYLELSNVNSVTEIADLIAAQRAYEMNARVISGADEMMQATSQLR; encoded by the coding sequence ATGAAAGCCCTTTATATCGCATCGACCGGCATGAGCGCGCAGGAACGCAACGTCGAAGTCATCTCCAACAATATCGCCAACATGCGCACCACTGGCTTCAAGCGCCAGCGCGCCGAGTTCGAAGACCTGCTCTACCAGCAGGTGACCCGCGCTGGCGCCTCGACCTCCGACCAGGGCACCATGGTTCCTGCTGGCCTCGAGATCGGCGCCGGTGTGCGCACCGTCTCCACCCCGCGCGTGATGAGCCAGGGCGGCGTCAACATGACCGAGCGCGATCTCGACGTGGCCATCCGCGGCGAAGGCTTCTTCATGGTGCAGCTGCCCGACGGCCGCACCGCCTATACCCGTGACGGTTCGTTTGAACGCTCGGCTGAAGGCGAGATCGTCACCTCGACCGGCTATGCGATCGATCCGGGCATCACCATTCCAGGCACCGCTTCGGACGTGGCGATCGGCCCCGACGGCACGGTCAGCGCCGTTCTCGATGGCGACGCCGTCTCCACCAATCTGGGCCAGTTGCAGATGGCCCGCTTCGTCAACAAGTCGGGCCTTGAATCGCTCGGCGACAACCTCTTCCTCGAAACCGCAGCCTCCGGTCCTGCCCAGGTCGGCGTCCCCAATGGCGACGGCATCGGCAACCTGCTCCAGGGCTATCTCGAACTCTCCAACGTCAATTCGGTCACCGAAATCGCCGACCTCATCGCCGCTCAGCGCGCCTACGAGATGAACGCTCGCGTCATCTCCGGCGCCGACGAGATGATGCAGGCCACGAGCCAGCTGCGCTGA
- the fliP gene encoding flagellar type III secretion system pore protein FliP (The bacterial flagellar biogenesis protein FliP forms a type III secretion system (T3SS)-type pore required for flagellar assembly.) → MTARQTGSDATPSRLRRLAPFAGIAALVLLALTPSLAFGQDVSIDFGDDTTITERAVQIIGLITLLSLAPSMLVMVTSFTRIVVVLSLLRTAIGLQTAPPNSVMVSLALFLTIFVMQPTLQQSYDQGIAPLLAGEIEITEAFELGSAPLHEFMRANVREQDLSLFYDLTDAPIPEDPEAIPLQLLIPAFMISELRRAFEIGFLLFLPFVVIDMVVASVLMSMGMMMLPPVVISLPFKLIFFVLVDGWYLVAGSLVRSFVSG, encoded by the coding sequence ATGACAGCGAGGCAAACCGGAAGTGATGCAACGCCGTCGCGCCTGCGGCGGCTCGCACCCTTTGCCGGTATCGCAGCGCTGGTCCTGCTGGCGCTGACGCCGAGCCTGGCTTTTGGCCAGGACGTGTCGATCGACTTCGGCGATGACACCACCATCACCGAACGCGCCGTCCAGATCATCGGGCTCATCACCCTGCTCTCGCTGGCGCCGTCCATGCTGGTCATGGTCACGAGCTTCACGCGTATCGTCGTCGTGCTCTCCCTGCTCCGCACAGCCATTGGCCTGCAGACCGCCCCGCCAAACTCGGTAATGGTCTCGCTGGCGCTGTTCCTGACGATTTTCGTCATGCAGCCCACGCTGCAGCAGAGCTACGACCAGGGCATTGCCCCCCTGCTCGCTGGCGAAATCGAGATCACCGAAGCTTTCGAACTGGGCTCGGCGCCGCTGCATGAATTCATGCGCGCCAATGTCCGCGAGCAGGATTTGAGCCTGTTCTACGACCTGACCGACGCGCCCATTCCCGAAGACCCCGAAGCCATTCCGCTGCAGCTGCTGATTCCAGCCTTCATGATTTCCGAACTGCGCCGCGCCTTCGAGATCGGCTTTCTGCTCTTCCTGCCCTTTGTGGTCATCGACATGGTCGTGGCCTCGGTGCTGATGAGCATGGGCATGATGATGCTGCCGCCGGTGGTGATCTCGCTGCCCTTCAAGCTGATCTTTTTCGTGCTGGTCGACGGCTGGTATCTCGTCGCAGGCTCGCTGGTCCGAAGTTTCGTCAGCGGCTAG
- the flgF gene encoding flagellar basal-body rod protein FlgF: MIENAQLIGLSRQMGLQRQMDVLANNMANINTSGFKSEQILFEEYVMPVARDQDFPRMDQPLSYVQDWATIHDLSGGAMVQTGSELDVGLNGEGFFAIQTPAGERWSKAGNFQLSAGGTLVDASGNPVLGDGGPIQFGPEETGILIGTDGSVSSSAGPKGRLRLVEFANPQELTREGSNLWAGGEPLVATNTRAMQGFIEKSNVSGVAEMAEMIRVTRAYESAANLAQKQDELRRNAIQALGQANA, translated from the coding sequence ATGATCGAAAATGCACAACTGATCGGCCTGAGCCGTCAGATGGGACTCCAGAGGCAGATGGATGTTCTGGCCAACAACATGGCCAACATCAACACGTCCGGCTTCAAGAGCGAGCAGATCCTGTTTGAAGAATATGTCATGCCGGTCGCCCGCGACCAGGACTTCCCCCGCATGGACCAGCCGCTCTCCTATGTGCAGGATTGGGCCACGATCCACGACCTCTCCGGCGGCGCCATGGTGCAGACCGGCAGCGAGCTCGACGTCGGCCTCAATGGCGAAGGCTTCTTTGCCATCCAGACCCCGGCCGGCGAACGCTGGAGCAAGGCCGGCAATTTCCAGCTCAGCGCCGGCGGTACCCTGGTCGATGCCAGCGGCAACCCCGTGCTCGGCGATGGCGGCCCGATCCAGTTCGGTCCCGAAGAAACCGGCATCCTGATCGGCACCGACGGTTCGGTCAGCTCCAGCGCCGGCCCCAAGGGCCGCCTGCGACTCGTCGAATTCGCCAATCCGCAGGAACTGACCCGCGAGGGCAGCAATCTCTGGGCTGGCGGCGAACCACTGGTCGCCACCAACACCCGCGCCATGCAGGGCTTCATCGAAAAGTCCAATGTCTCGGGCGTGGCCGAAATGGCCGAAATGATCCGCGTGACCCGCGCCTATGAATCCGCAGCCAACCTTGCCCAGAAGCAGGATGAACTGCGCCGCAATGCCATCCAGGCCCTTGGCCAGGCCAACGCGTAA
- a CDS encoding flagellar biosynthetic protein FliO: MNFLTSLFGGSNNSVLTAIFALAVVIIAILLVLWLLKFLFNATGNVARGRNRRLSVVDSLALDPKRQLLIVRRDNVEHLILVGGANDLVVEADIPVEAAPPAQPSRRPIPVVPGRKPVAPSAPVAPVQPKAPPATAIEQLQQLGQNTGKKQHLSLRHTGLLRPVKDADGSVSPENSAPPVVSVTDSAKEDRARRDVEGSDFVDNDSEANRK; this comes from the coding sequence ATGAACTTCCTGACCAGCCTTTTTGGCGGTTCGAACAATTCCGTGCTGACCGCTATCTTCGCCCTCGCGGTGGTCATCATTGCCATCCTGCTGGTGCTCTGGCTCCTCAAGTTCCTGTTCAACGCTACCGGCAATGTCGCCCGCGGCCGCAACCGCCGCCTCTCGGTGGTGGATTCGCTCGCCCTCGATCCCAAGCGTCAGCTGCTGATCGTGCGCCGCGACAATGTCGAACATCTCATTCTGGTCGGTGGCGCCAATGACCTTGTGGTCGAGGCCGACATTCCAGTCGAGGCCGCACCCCCCGCCCAGCCTAGCCGCCGGCCGATCCCTGTCGTTCCGGGTCGCAAGCCAGTCGCACCGTCGGCTCCCGTCGCGCCCGTCCAGCCCAAGGCCCCGCCGGCCACCGCCATCGAGCAACTTCAGCAGCTTGGTCAAAACACCGGCAAGAAACAGCACCTGTCGCTGCGCCATACCGGCCTGCTCCGCCCCGTAAAGGACGCAGATGGTTCGGTTTCCCCCGAAAACTCCGCACCACCCGTCGTCTCCGTCACCGACTCAGCTAAAGAGGACAGGGCACGGCGCGACGTGGAAGGCAGCGACTTTGTCGACAATGACAGCGAGGCAAACCGGAAGTGA
- the flgA gene encoding flagellar basal body P-ring formation chaperone FlgA translates to MKLRSALATLTTLLLANTASAAPVLRGDIIVANSLVTVGDMFEDAGAQAETALFRAPAPGTSGHVPLADVTAAMTRIGVTQFDPAGLTAIRVTRSSALVDETMLDALLTQDLTTRGIITGDMSLDTLFTPAFTPIEAEDVANPASIISLRYLPGSGAFTARLAIAGKAEPVDVTGTIELMVEAPHITTTLPAGALLAADNIEMRPVPLKFVESQGMVRIEDVVGKTLTRQSRQGMMLRPSDITTPALIAKNDAVTIYFRKGLMTLSVKGQAVTSGAKGAPVQVLNLMSKRVISATVIAPGAVEVGTDPLALAGL, encoded by the coding sequence ATGAAACTCCGTTCCGCCCTCGCCACCCTGACCACCCTGCTCCTGGCCAATACGGCCTCGGCTGCCCCCGTGCTGCGTGGCGACATCATCGTCGCCAATTCACTGGTCACCGTCGGCGACATGTTCGAGGATGCCGGCGCCCAGGCCGAAACCGCCCTCTTCCGCGCCCCCGCCCCCGGCACCAGCGGTCACGTACCGCTGGCCGATGTCACCGCCGCCATGACCCGTATCGGCGTCACCCAGTTCGACCCTGCCGGTCTGACGGCCATCCGCGTGACCCGCTCCTCGGCCCTCGTCGACGAGACCATGCTGGACGCGCTGCTGACCCAGGACCTGACCACCCGCGGCATCATCACAGGCGATATGAGCCTCGATACGCTCTTCACCCCCGCCTTCACCCCCATCGAGGCCGAAGACGTCGCCAATCCAGCCAGCATCATCAGCCTGCGCTACCTGCCCGGCAGCGGCGCCTTCACCGCCCGTCTCGCCATTGCCGGCAAGGCCGAGCCTGTCGATGTCACCGGCACGATCGAGCTGATGGTCGAGGCGCCCCATATCACCACCACCCTTCCCGCCGGTGCCCTGCTGGCCGCCGACAATATCGAGATGCGCCCCGTGCCCCTCAAGTTTGTTGAAAGCCAGGGCATGGTCCGCATCGAGGACGTGGTCGGCAAGACGCTGACGCGCCAGAGCCGCCAGGGAATGATGCTGCGTCCCAGTGACATCACCACCCCGGCCCTGATCGCCAAGAACGATGCCGTCACCATCTATTTCCGCAAGGGCCTGATGACCCTCAGCGTCAAGGGCCAGGCCGTGACCAGCGGCGCCAAGGGCGCTCCAGTCCAGGTGCTCAACCTCATGTCCAAGCGCGTCATCAGCGCCACCGTAATCGCCCCTGGCGCAGTCGAGGTCGGCACCGACCCGCTCGCTCTGGCCGGCTTGTAA
- the flgC gene encoding flagellar basal body rod protein FlgC, with translation MDFNSSMKIAATGLHAQTARMRVLAENLANADSAGKAPGEEPYRRRIPTFQTVYDAEVGGKIVEVGKLAYDMSDFTTRYEPGHPAADERGYVQYPNVNSLVESMDMREAQRTYEANLNVVTVTRQMLGRTLDILRG, from the coding sequence ATGGACTTTAATTCGTCGATGAAGATTGCTGCCACGGGCCTGCATGCGCAGACCGCACGCATGCGCGTGCTGGCAGAAAACCTGGCCAATGCCGACTCGGCCGGCAAGGCGCCGGGCGAGGAGCCCTATCGCCGCCGCATCCCCACTTTCCAGACCGTCTATGACGCCGAGGTGGGTGGCAAGATCGTCGAAGTGGGCAAGCTGGCCTATGACATGAGTGACTTCACCACGCGCTACGAGCCGGGCCATCCGGCCGCCGACGAGCGCGGCTATGTCCAGTATCCCAATGTGAACTCACTCGTTGAATCGATGGACATGCGCGAGGCCCAGCGCACCTACGAGGCCAATCTCAACGTCGTCACCGTAACGCGGCAGATGCTCGGGCGCACGCTCGACATCCTGCGCGGCTAA
- the flgB gene encoding flagellar basal body rod protein FlgB, with protein MGLLNMPVFSALTDKMRWHQTRQGLLAENVANAETPGFKGRDLAQYDFADRRSAMASSATVTTTATQPMHFSVGSSEGTAFGAQRMANFEITPEGNGVTLEDEMMKVTTNMMDYQAATGLYQKSISIIKTALGRQA; from the coding sequence ATGGGCCTACTCAATATGCCGGTTTTCTCGGCACTGACAGACAAGATGCGCTGGCACCAGACCCGCCAGGGGCTGTTGGCCGAGAATGTGGCCAATGCCGAGACACCCGGGTTCAAGGGTCGCGATCTGGCGCAATATGACTTTGCCGACCGCCGGAGCGCGATGGCGTCTTCGGCCACGGTCACCACGACGGCAACGCAGCCCATGCATTTTTCCGTCGGCAGCAGCGAAGGCACCGCCTTTGGGGCGCAACGCATGGCCAATTTCGAAATCACGCCGGAAGGCAATGGCGTGACGCTCGAAGACGAGATGATGAAGGTCACCACCAATATGATGGACTACCAGGCCGCGACCGGCCTCTACCAGAAGTCCATCAGCATCATCAAAACCGCCCTCGGGCGCCAGGCATAG
- the fliQ gene encoding flagellar biosynthesis protein FliQ — MTGAEVLDIASDGIWTLIIVSAPMMIVGLVVGVIIALFQALTQIQEQTLVFVPKIIAIFVTMLLTLPFLGATMGAYMNRVVDMIIVGF; from the coding sequence ATGACCGGCGCGGAAGTTCTCGACATTGCCAGTGACGGCATCTGGACGCTGATCATCGTATCGGCGCCGATGATGATCGTCGGCCTGGTGGTCGGCGTGATCATTGCGCTGTTCCAGGCGCTGACGCAGATCCAGGAACAGACCCTGGTGTTCGTGCCCAAGATCATCGCCATCTTCGTCACCATGCTGCTGACCCTGCCGTTCCTGGGCGCCACGATGGGTGCCTATATGAACCGGGTGGTCGACATGATCATCGTGGGCTTCTGA
- a CDS encoding flagellar basal body-associated FliL family protein yields the protein MAAEAEVEEGAPAKKGIPKLFIIIGAAAVVVLLGGAGLFFFLSSGSSSSSDAAGEHGAAAADGHGAEGGAAAHTFIFNLPPMIVNLSGENADGAFMKLSVALEVANEEVMTSIQPSMAKVVDAFQVYLRELRRSDLEGSAGVYRLKEELLRRVNVAIYPQKVESILFKEILVQ from the coding sequence ATGGCCGCGGAAGCAGAAGTCGAAGAGGGCGCGCCCGCCAAGAAGGGCATTCCCAAGCTCTTCATCATCATCGGTGCTGCCGCTGTGGTCGTGCTGCTGGGCGGGGCAGGGCTGTTCTTCTTCCTGTCTTCGGGCTCGTCGTCGTCTTCCGACGCGGCTGGTGAACATGGCGCGGCTGCGGCCGATGGTCATGGCGCCGAGGGTGGTGCTGCCGCTCACACCTTTATCTTCAACCTGCCCCCGATGATCGTGAACCTCAGCGGCGAGAATGCCGATGGCGCCTTCATGAAGCTGTCGGTTGCGCTCGAAGTCGCCAATGAAGAGGTGATGACCTCGATCCAGCCGAGCATGGCCAAGGTCGTCGATGCTTTCCAGGTCTATCTGCGCGAGCTGCGCCGCTCCGATCTCGAAGGTTCGGCCGGTGTCTATCGCCTCAAGGAAGAGCTGCTGCGGCGCGTCAATGTCGCGATCTATCCCCAGAAGGTGGAATCCATCCTCTTCAAGGAAATCCTGGTGCAGTGA
- a CDS encoding DUF6468 domain-containing protein: protein MFGLPLGFLVEGAVAVLLALTIGYCVVLNGRLKRLHADKDVLRQMVADLVGATNLANQAIRELKQTAVEADLALNSRLEEAERFGIELANHVNAGTVLMDRIIKITSVARHSQAIEPVEAPNRMQSALEQLSTRVRTRGVAA, encoded by the coding sequence ATGTTCGGTTTGCCCCTGGGCTTTTTGGTGGAAGGTGCGGTCGCCGTTCTTCTCGCCCTGACAATCGGTTACTGCGTGGTGCTCAATGGGCGCCTGAAGCGCCTGCATGCCGACAAGGACGTGCTGCGCCAGATGGTGGCAGACCTGGTCGGTGCGACAAATCTGGCCAACCAGGCCATTCGCGAACTCAAGCAGACGGCTGTGGAGGCCGATCTGGCGCTCAATTCCCGCCTTGAAGAGGCCGAGCGTTTCGGCATCGAACTGGCCAATCACGTCAATGCCGGCACGGTGCTGATGGACCGGATCATCAAGATTACCAGCGTTGCCCGCCACAGCCAGGCCATCGAGCCGGTCGAGGCACCCAACAGGATGCAGTCGGCACTCGAACAATTGTCGACCCGCGTCCGTACCCGTGGAGTTGCCGCGTGA
- a CDS encoding flagellar hook-basal body complex protein FliE, which produces MAISTPFNAATAAYGNASRLINQAAKPSTDLTALANPQAGNNFADMLAQQVQGVVEQGNSTNQMSLDMVNGKANVVDMVTALSETEIAIQSMVTVRDRVISAYEEIMRMPI; this is translated from the coding sequence ATGGCTATTTCCACCCCTTTCAACGCCGCGACCGCCGCCTATGGCAATGCCAGCCGGCTGATCAACCAGGCCGCGAAGCCCAGCACGGACCTGACGGCGCTCGCCAATCCACAGGCTGGCAACAATTTCGCCGACATGCTGGCCCAGCAGGTGCAGGGCGTCGTCGAGCAGGGCAACTCGACCAACCAGATGTCGCTCGACATGGTCAACGGCAAGGCCAATGTGGTTGATATGGTCACCGCGCTCAGCGAGACCGAAATCGCCATCCAGAGCATGGTGACCGTGCGCGACCGCGTGATTTCCGCCTATGAAGAAATCATGCGGATGCCGATCTAG
- the flhB gene encoding flagellar biosynthesis protein FlhB produces the protein MSDEAPENDSKTEDPSQKKLQDAREKGDVAKSQEVVTWFMLLGSAAIFAGMGPGAAASLADALKVLMMNADRFDLSGAGFSAFINNLTYTLLGITLIPLVVLSVCAILANLIQHQPLFSAEPVKPKFSKVSPFSGAKRLFSGESLVNFGKGLLKICVVGAVVVAVVWPERDRLDTMMTADPLVILADFQELGVKIFMSVLIVVTAIAAADYFYVRQKWWKKQMMTLQETRDEYKQMEGDPHIKGKLRQLRHEKSRKRMMAAVPDATVVITNPTHFAVALKYEKGMKAPLCVAKGADAVAFRIRELAKEHDVPIVENPPLARALFATVEIEDSIPNEHFQAVAEVIGFVMRLKRGAGWKAG, from the coding sequence ATGTCCGACGAAGCCCCCGAGAACGACTCAAAAACAGAAGACCCTTCCCAAAAGAAGCTGCAGGACGCGCGCGAGAAGGGCGATGTGGCCAAGAGCCAGGAGGTCGTGACCTGGTTCATGCTGCTCGGTTCGGCGGCGATCTTTGCCGGCATGGGGCCGGGGGCGGCGGCGAGCCTTGCCGATGCGCTCAAAGTGCTGATGATGAATGCTGACCGGTTCGATCTGAGCGGCGCCGGCTTTTCCGCCTTCATCAACAACCTGACCTATACTTTGCTCGGCATTACGCTGATCCCGCTGGTGGTGCTGTCGGTCTGCGCAATCCTGGCCAATCTGATCCAGCATCAGCCGCTGTTCTCGGCCGAACCGGTCAAGCCGAAATTCTCTAAAGTCTCGCCATTCTCGGGCGCCAAGCGCCTGTTTTCCGGCGAATCCCTGGTCAATTTCGGCAAGGGTCTGCTGAAGATCTGCGTCGTGGGTGCCGTCGTGGTGGCTGTCGTCTGGCCCGAGCGTGACCGGCTGGATACCATGATGACGGCCGATCCGCTGGTCATCCTGGCCGATTTCCAAGAACTCGGCGTCAAGATCTTCATGTCCGTGCTGATCGTCGTCACCGCCATTGCCGCGGCCGACTATTTCTACGTCCGCCAGAAATGGTGGAAGAAGCAGATGATGACGCTGCAGGAGACGCGCGACGAATACAAGCAGATGGAAGGCGACCCCCATATCAAGGGCAAGCTGCGCCAGTTGCGTCACGAGAAGTCGCGCAAGCGCATGATGGCCGCCGTGCCTGACGCGACTGTGGTCATTACCAACCCGACCCACTTTGCCGTGGCGCTCAAATACGAAAAGGGCATGAAGGCGCCGCTGTGCGTGGCCAAGGGTGCCGATGCCGTGGCCTTCCGCATTCGCGAGCTGGCCAAGGAACATGACGTGCCGATCGTCGAAAACCCGCCGCTGGCCCGCGCGCTGTTCGCGACGGTCGAGATCGAGGATTCGATTCCCAACGAGCATTTCCAGGCGGTGGCCGAAGTCATCGGCTTCGTGATGCGACTCAAGCGCGGTGCGGGCTGGAAAGCCGGCTAG